The genomic window aaACTCCTTCCATGGCATCCTTGATTGTTTGTTACATTAGCTGCTTCACTTTTGTAATTGTTAATGACTTGTTGACTTGATACATTTTAATATACAGAAAGGCCTTGGGAACTCTTAAACAAATTAACTTAACCAAATGATTTTCCATCTTCCTTTTCTGGTCTAATTATTATTCTATCAAATCACAATCTTCAATTTCTGCTTACCTACTTTTGTTTGTTAATTAAACCAAGCTTCTCTGAGGTTTGGTTACATTGCCTTAACCTGCCCTAGTTTTCTTCAATGAGTgaaattaaatgctgaaatttGAAAATGGATTGTGACAATGTGTTCGGATTCTGTTTTATTAGATGTTTAGAAATTTGAGTGGTTAGCTGTATATGTTTGATTCATATGCTAAATCCACTTCGGCCATTACACTTCCATTCGATCACCTTAACCACATCAAACTGGCAACCTGTGTGCCCTGATCTGATCTGGTTTTGAAAAACTCGGTGATTTTCAACTTTGCTGCTCTTCATGCTCAGCAAAAAACCATGTTCACATCCACGTCTTGCCGCATTCACGCCATTGTCATCACTAGATTTCTTTTGTCCTAGTGATACTGCAAATTCATGCTGTGCTGTTTTGTTTTGTCGGGTAAAAATGTTGTCAATGTCATGTTGTTAATTGCTGTTGAGCATTTGGTGCATCCATCATTGATGCACACCCAACTAAAGGAGAAGGAGAAGTATGTTTGAATTTCAATAACTGATTATGTGTTGCCATCTTTATTTTCGGCAATTTATACTTCTGTCTAGGCTTTGTTCAATATTTTCTTCATGTCTAATTTAATCTTTAGGTTGAAGGTGATGGGAGGTTAGTGCCTGCAACAGATGATGAAGTAATGGAGATGGAGGATTTTCTTGAGCATGAAAACAGTGAAATGCGTGTTGTTGCAGACACTGGGCAAAGTTTGGAGTGCATATCAATTGAAAGATCATCTTCTGGGAAACTTCGATTGGAGTGCCCAAAAGGTATATTCTCAATCTCAGTTGTTTGAACAGCATATTGACGCATTTCAGTAGCTGTTAGTCTGTTACATAAACTTAGCTACTTGTTACTATAGCCCTAACTCTGCTAAAATCACAGATTTGAGTTTTTTTTCCTGCCTTAGTCTGCTCCTTATAGTAGTTCAAAGAATAAATTTTTTATGTTGGTGCCTTTAGTTGTAATGTTTGTATTATAGATAGCCTCTGTTTCCACCCATCGTTAATTTGCAATTGGTTTTCTCTGGTATAAAGATGCTATATGGTTGGATATGCTTCTCACACATAGTGCCTACCGAGACACTCAGTTATTCTTGTTATTCCTTCCTGCAATTATTTTATTTGCTTGTTTTTGACTTTACCTTTTCTTCTCTAATTTAAATTGCTGACGGATGTTCTTAATTTGTTATTATATGGTCTTAACCTTTCTAACATGATAGGCAAGTGCCATGGACGAACTTATTAACTTCCCTTACCAATACATTCTACATATTTTCTTTGATTAATACCATTTCCATTTCACAACTAGGCACTGCAGATGCAGATTTTGGGAAACTAAATGCAAAATTACAGGTATTGGGATCTCTTTTGGTTTCCTTCTCtacttctctctttctctctgaaATCTTGATTACTCTTCATTGCTTGTTTTTCCTTTGATTCCAACATTTTTTCAACAATGCAATTATGTTTGTGCATTTTGGAAAACATGGTGCATCTAACTTGATTTTCTCAACCATTCACTGTGTGCCTCTTTTTCAATAGAATTCTTTGGTGCTAACTTAAGGAGTTATCTGTATAGACCTTCCTTTTGTTTAACTATGCGTATAAGATGTGGAACGAATGATAAGCTATTTAATAGCTTACTTGATTTTAAACATTTGTAAAGTATTTGAGGGAAGCTATTTCCTGTTATAAAAACAGTTTTATGAATGGTAGCACTAACTAATTGATGGTGCATCAGTGTGCTGGTACGAGAGCGAAAACTCTGTTTGCATTTACATTTTACATACACTGCAAGAAAGAATTTAAAATAGCTATATTGTAACTATGATCTTTCTTCCATTTATGTGAAAGGTTGGACTCAAGTCTCTTAGTTTCAACTTCTCTCTTTCAAATGTTTTATTGTTGGTGGACTTATCTTAGAAAGTGGCTCATGTATGATCCTCATTTTTTTCCCTTTCCTTTATTCTCCAGTTGGTCTGGGCTTTCTCTCTTTTTTGCTGTATGTCTACAAATCCCATTAGTATTATATTCTGTTTCTAGAATCCTTCTTGACCTCAAAAATTTTTTGTAGTACATTGAGCAGATGTTGCAAAAGGTCAAACAAGAAGAGAGACTTCGATTGTCTTGTGAATCACCTGTTCCTTCTCGTGTAAAAAAGGACAGCCAGTGTTCTGATGATAAAGCTGTCACGGTTGAGAATAATCAATCTGATGCCCCACACCAGGAAATTCCTTCTTTAGCATCAAGCTTAAATTATACACATAGTAATCAATCTGGGAGTGTTGATCAGTGTTCCAGACCTTCAGAAGGAGTGATTGAGAGCGGATCATCTGCTTCTGCTGTCTATTCCGCTTTGAAGTCCAATTTTTCAATGTTTGATGGAGAAATATGCTTGGACAAGCTATCCATCAGAGAACTACATGAACTGTTTAAAGTAACTTTTGGTCGGGAAACTACTGTGAAAGACAAGCAGTGGCTGAAAAGGAGGATTGCCATGAGTTTAACAAACTCGCGTGATGTTTCAGCAACAACTTTCATTATTAAAGATAACAAAATAGTAAGAAAATGTGAAGACAGTTCTGGAAATGGAGATGCTGAAGATGTAATCTCCATGGAAAATGCACCTGTAGAAGCAGATGTTAACTTGAAGGATTCATCTGCTTTGGAGGGTTGTGGAACTGAAGATAATCAAGTTGTTTCTGAAACAAAAATGGGAAAACATAATATAGAACATGGATTGGGAGGTGAGGATCACCAAAAAGCTGCAAAAAGAATTCGGAAGCCCACCAAGAGATATATTGAAGAGCTCTCTGAAAATGAATCTAGAGAGCCCAACCCCATGGCATCGTTAAGTTCAAGTAGAAATATGGGACCTGGACTTTCTACAACTTCATATGTGAGGCTTTCTGGGGATGCTTCTTCAGAGGTGAGAACATTTATCACCAGGGTAGACTCACTCGGAGGTTCTGATGTTCAAGTTCCTTGTGTTTCTCGGGTTCGAAGAAGTCATCCAAGGAAAGATATTACATCACTTACGGTAAGTGACACTGTTTCGTACTTGATTATAAAGCGACACTTAGTTTTAACTTTATCTGCTCCATAGCATGGTTCATGCTTTATTGTAGGACAATCATGATATTTTGTAATATAAACTAGGTAATACACCTAGGAACTTAGTACTTTCTACTTAGTACATTAGTCTTGCACCTGTAGGAAAATGTCTCTTTCTTGCTGTGCTTTTTTCCAGCATTATTGTACTCTTCTTGCGTCTTACTGGCAGTCTCCTAATAGTTCTGGAAACTGTTTATTTTCTGACTAATATAAACCGTTACAACTTTATTTCAGAAATTCCTTCCAATTGACATTGCCAAGACTGCAAAATCAGATAATAAGGTTCTTGCAGAAACTGGTTCTTGTGCTGCTAGTGAGAATCCAGACAAAATCCTGAAGGCAAGATCCGCTCCTGGAAAGCTTCAGCCAGTGAGAGCAACTGAGACTTTGGTAATGCTAAATTGTAGTTTCTTGGAGCTTCTTTAATATCATGATGTTAATGGGATCTCTGTTCATGACAACTAATGGAAGTATTCGCTTAATAAACTGCGCTATTTGTGCAAATTTTTCCTCATAGTCCTTCACTTTGGTACTTTTAAGGTCCTAACTTGCAAAGGGGAATAGAAGATGGCTAATCTGCTGCTGATATGCCATTTTTTCAACTTGAAATTTGGAAAATGCTCTCTCGCACCCTTCTCTTTGAACGCATGTTTTAGTAGAAGTGATTGAGTAAGATTGATTGAGTTGATTCCAACTACACACACCACTGATTGAAGTGGCCACCAGTCATCCGGGGGGATCATAAAAAACATTTCCTATACTTGGAAGTGCATGCATTCACTGGCACTGCTAATCGTTTCTCTTCTTGGTACACTAGACCACCATAGATGCCACCCCGTGTCCCTCCTTTTCATTCCAAGCATGCTCCTGCACATTGTAAAAAAAAGTATAATGGGTCACTGCCTCGGGTTCTGCACTTCCCCTCTTTCTCTTCTGTTTTCTTTGGTTTCTTTTTCTTAATGAGGCGGAGTGGAGGCAAGCCTTCTGGAGTTGAGGCAGAGAAGAGTTTAAGTGCACTTCCTTGACTCATTGTGTGGTCCTTTTATATAGAATTTCCATATTTACACCAAAACAACTGCTTTGTCCTCAAGCATGTGCATAAAGTGTGGTATAGATGCAGAGTCATGAACTTCTCTTTCCGCGCTGCCTTATATGGGTGAAATATTTTGGAACTGGCCTTTTATAATTTTTGGAGGGTCTTGGGTTTGCCTATATATTTCATCATTTTATCCTCACTGAATTCAGAGATTTCGGAATTGTAAGAAGCGAAGATTTGTTAGCCGTCCCTAGTTTAAAAGTAACTAGAAAATAATTAGTTATAGAGATTTTCTTTGGGGGTTTGGGATATGATTACCTTTTACCTTTTACCTTCTTTTGCTGCTTTGCTCATGGTGTTTTTAATGTTAATATGGTTTCTTTATCAGATGCTCAAAGCTATTTATGTTCTTTAATACACAGTTTATTCACTTAGTTCAGTTTTGGTTTCATTGTGAGGATGCTTTATCCACTTTTGTACTCATGTCCTCTCTCCTGATTAAATTTGAAGCCCCCCAAACATGAAATTGCAGATATGCTGTTGTTTCTTTTTTGATTCAATATCTACCATAATATAAACATTTTTGTTATTTTCATCGTGTTGTTGACGTTTGTTGTACAGCCTTCTTGTGAACCTGAAAAAGAGAAGCAGCTTTTAGGAGTAAGCACAAGCGAACCACATTCAGCCATACCTCAGAGGACAATATAGTTACTGTTCCCACCGCTAAAGGTGGAATGAGAAGGAAACATCATCGAGCGTGGACTCTTGTTGAGGTAATGAAGTTGGTTGACGGTGTATCACGGTGTGGCGCAGGGAGGTGGTCTGAGATCAAACGGCTCTCCTTTTCATCACACTCGTATCGTACCTCTGTCGATCTTAAGGTAAGCAGTTTTGAGGTCTGGTCGTGTTAAGGCTAGTTAGCAAAGTATGGGCTCGATTTTGTTGTCACTAAATTGCACTGAAAACAGATTTTGCTTTGCAGGACAAGTGGAGGAATTTGCTCAAGGCTAGCTTTGCTCAGGCACCTGCAGATGAAGGGGTAAGAGTCGTGATTTTGCAAAATTAATCTTGCTTATTAGTGAGTTTATATAAacatgatttgtgcttaaaaacTATTTGGAAATTAGTTCCTACAAACATTCCAGGAACTGTTTCAACATGCATGCATGTGACTTAAGTTGCTTAATATTTTACTACCTGTCCAAAATTAATTAGGCATAGGAATTAAGGAAATTGGAAacatttgattttttaataaactaGATTGATTTTACAAAACTACCCTCAACTCTCCTTATCCTATACTTATTGCCTCTTTCCTCTTTCCTCTTTCCTCTTTCCTCTTATCTTTAGTAGGATGATTACAATTGGAAAAATTCGACCTAATTCTTCTGCTTACTGAATTCCTGAGTGGTTCTCTGCAGAAATCCGACCTATTATAACTCTTAAATTAGGAATTTGAGTTCCAactttattttccttgttaaatttGTTTTCTTGACATAGATGAACGTGCGGAAGCATGGTACAGCGCCAATCCCGGAACCGATTCTGCTACGAGTACGAGAGCTTGCGCAGATGAATTCTCAGGCACCTCCAAATTTTAGCTCAAGCAAGTTTTTAGCTGGTGCCGGAAATGCACTCGGAGATAGACCAGGGTACTTGTAGTATTGTAAATAAtacccaaaagaaaaaaaaaaaaacgaaaacaaaAACTTTGGAAGAAAGAGCTAACTCTGCATTTTCCTAGGCCAGCGCTTTGTGGAGCATAGGATAAATGCGATCTTTTGTAGGTTTTTTAGTGAACTGATGAATGCTTGTTAGAGTCATGTTATgttgagttgtatgttttatttgttttgatgATGGTTGTAAATTGTCCTAGTATGCTATAATGTTGGTTAGAATCATTAAACGGTTATATGTTTAGTCATGGTAATGACGTTATTAATACTACCTACTCCTTATAATATATACCCTTGTAGGCCATTCATATTTCATACAATTTCGATAGATAGGCctttttgctttattta from Arachis ipaensis cultivar K30076 chromosome B09, Araip1.1, whole genome shotgun sequence includes these protein-coding regions:
- the LOC107617923 gene encoding LOW QUALITY PROTEIN: uncharacterized protein LOC107617923 (The sequence of the model RefSeq protein was modified relative to this genomic sequence to represent the inferred CDS: deleted 2 bases in 1 codon); the encoded protein is METVVAIEHNDDDGKLEDIGVDRSSFSLSSPKQIANPVVYKLVRVEGDGRLVPATDDEVMEMEDFLEHENSEMRVVADTGQSLECISIERSSSGKLRLECPKGTADADFGKLNAKLQYIEQMLQKVKQEERLRLSCESPVPSRVKKDSQCSDDKAVTVENNQSDAPHQEIPSLASSLNYTHSNQSGSVDQCSRPSEGVIESGSSASAVYSALKSNFSMFDGEICLDKLSIRELHELFKVTFGRETTVKDKQWLKRRIAMSLTNSRDVSATTFIIKDNKIVRKCEDSSGNGDAEDVISMENAPVEADVNLKDSSALEGCGTEDNQVVSETKMGKHNIEHGLGGEDHQKAAKRIRKPTKRYIEELSENESREPNPMASLSSSRNMGPGLSTTSYVRLSGDASSEVRTFITRVDSLGGSDVQVPCVSRVRRSHPRKDITSLTKFLPIDIAKTAKSDNKVLAETGSCAASENPDKILKARSAPGKLQPVRATETLPSCEPEKEKQLLGVSTSEPHSAISEDNIVTVPTAKGGMRRKHHRAWTLVEVMKLVDGVSRCGAGRWSEIKRLSFSSHSYRTSVDLKDKWRNLLKASFAQAPADEGMNVRKHGTAPIPEPILLRVRELAQMNSQAPPNFSSSKFLAGAGNALGDRPGYL